The following proteins are encoded in a genomic region of Petrotoga sp. 9PWA.NaAc.5.4:
- a CDS encoding ATP-dependent Clp protease ATP-binding subunit: MRFNPNDFTEKSLKAIQEAQNLLAYSGGNIMKPEHLLLAILNMSDPEVEKIFEGKDLNLLRNKLEDAISEEMGVYYSFPYSGGGIYISNSLGNAINIAKSETIKLGMKKIPVIALVLGIMLEGNSYASKLLSSFTSERRVREVLQELMENGDEEVDAEGADPLKRFAIDLTKEAKKGKLLPVIGREKEIKRIIEILSRKQKNNPVLVGDAGVGKTAIVEGLAQLIVDESAPDYLKNKKILQLDMAALLAGTKFRGEFEERLKAVIDTVKKHKDEIILFIDELHNIIGAGVAEGNAMDAANILKPALARGEIKVIGATTYDEYVKYIEKDKALARRFQPIFVQEPTVEDSIEILKGLKESYEKHHRVEILDEAIEAAVKLSQRYITDRFLPDKAIDLIDEACARVKLRSSGKPEKVIELERKMQKLEEEINKLTLEEKYEEASKKKAEYFDLQKELEKTEKMAKSLQTESNNVVDEDVIASIVQEWTGIPVTRMVEDEKKKLANLESEIHKRLVDQDEAVKTIAEHIRKARAGLKDPRKPVGSFLFLGPTGVGKTELAKTLAEILFGTEDALIRIDMSEYMEKFNVSRLIGAAPGYVGYEEGGQLTEAVRRRPYSVVLFDEIEKAHPDVFNMLLQVLDDGRLTDSQGRTVNFSNTVIIMTSNIGSEQINKSKRNLGFIGEESEEQNYENIKNEVMTQVRNVFRPEFINRLDDIIVFKPLNVEHIKEIINIMINKLQERLKEKNIKIQITEAAKDVIAKEGFDQVYGARPLARVIERKIESPLANMIIEDTIGEGDTVIVDSKDRETLEIRKAGGELLKKRD, from the coding sequence ATGAGATTTAATCCTAACGATTTTACTGAAAAATCTTTGAAAGCAATTCAAGAAGCACAAAATCTATTAGCTTACTCAGGCGGTAATATCATGAAGCCAGAGCATCTTTTGTTGGCTATTTTAAATATGAGCGATCCTGAGGTTGAGAAAATTTTTGAAGGGAAGGATTTGAATCTTTTAAGAAATAAACTTGAAGATGCAATTTCAGAAGAGATGGGAGTTTATTATTCTTTTCCCTACTCAGGAGGAGGGATTTACATTTCGAATAGTTTGGGAAATGCGATAAACATTGCAAAATCAGAAACTATTAAATTGGGAATGAAGAAGATTCCTGTTATTGCACTTGTACTTGGCATTATGTTAGAAGGTAATTCTTATGCTTCAAAACTTTTGTCGTCTTTTACTTCAGAAAGAAGAGTCCGAGAAGTTCTTCAAGAGCTTATGGAAAACGGCGATGAAGAAGTAGATGCTGAAGGTGCAGATCCACTCAAAAGATTTGCTATAGACTTAACAAAAGAAGCAAAGAAAGGGAAACTACTGCCTGTAATTGGAAGAGAAAAAGAAATAAAAAGAATTATTGAAATATTGTCTCGAAAACAAAAAAACAATCCGGTGTTAGTCGGAGATGCAGGTGTTGGAAAAACTGCAATTGTAGAAGGATTAGCTCAATTGATAGTAGATGAAAGTGCCCCGGATTATCTAAAAAATAAAAAAATTTTACAACTGGATATGGCAGCTTTATTAGCCGGAACAAAGTTTAGAGGAGAATTTGAAGAGAGATTAAAAGCTGTTATTGATACTGTAAAAAAACATAAAGATGAGATTATCTTATTTATAGATGAATTGCATAATATAATCGGTGCAGGTGTAGCTGAAGGGAACGCAATGGATGCTGCAAATATTTTGAAGCCTGCCTTAGCAAGAGGTGAAATAAAAGTAATAGGTGCCACTACATACGATGAATACGTAAAATATATCGAAAAAGATAAAGCTTTGGCAAGAAGATTTCAACCAATATTTGTTCAGGAGCCAACTGTAGAAGATAGCATTGAAATATTAAAAGGACTTAAAGAATCCTATGAAAAACATCATAGAGTAGAAATACTCGACGAAGCTATAGAAGCTGCTGTAAAACTTTCACAGAGATATATTACAGACAGATTCTTACCCGATAAAGCTATAGATTTGATTGATGAAGCATGCGCAAGGGTAAAATTAAGAAGCTCAGGAAAACCTGAAAAAGTAATCGAATTAGAGAGAAAAATGCAGAAATTAGAAGAAGAAATTAATAAATTAACCCTTGAAGAGAAGTATGAAGAAGCTTCAAAGAAAAAGGCAGAATATTTTGATTTACAAAAAGAATTAGAAAAAACCGAAAAAATGGCAAAAAGTTTGCAAACAGAAAGTAATAATGTAGTTGATGAAGATGTTATTGCTTCTATAGTCCAAGAATGGACCGGAATACCTGTTACAAGAATGGTTGAAGATGAAAAGAAAAAACTTGCAAATCTTGAATCAGAAATTCATAAGAGGTTGGTTGATCAGGATGAAGCTGTTAAAACTATCGCAGAACACATAAGAAAAGCAAGAGCAGGATTGAAAGATCCTCGTAAACCGGTTGGATCTTTTTTATTCTTAGGGCCAACCGGAGTAGGTAAAACAGAGTTAGCAAAAACCTTAGCTGAAATTTTGTTTGGAACAGAAGATGCTCTAATAAGAATAGATATGAGTGAATATATGGAGAAATTTAACGTTTCAAGATTAATAGGTGCTGCTCCCGGTTATGTAGGATACGAAGAAGGAGGCCAATTAACAGAAGCAGTAAGAAGAAGACCTTATTCAGTAGTATTGTTTGACGAAATAGAAAAAGCTCATCCCGATGTGTTCAATATGTTATTACAGGTTCTTGATGATGGAAGATTGACAGATTCACAAGGAAGGACTGTCAACTTTAGTAATACTGTCATAATAATGACATCAAATATAGGTTCTGAACAGATAAATAAAAGTAAAAGAAATTTAGGATTCATAGGAGAAGAAAGCGAAGAACAAAACTATGAAAATATAAAAAATGAAGTTATGACTCAAGTTAGAAATGTTTTTAGACCCGAATTTATAAACAGATTAGATGATATTATTGTATTTAAACCATTAAATGTAGAACACATTAAGGAAATAATTAATATAATGATTAATAAATTGCAAGAAAGATTAAAAGAAAAAAATATAAAGATTCAAATCACTGAAGCTGCTAAGGATGTCATTGCAAAAGAAGGGTTTGATCAAGTTTACGGTGCAAGACCTTTAGCAAGAGTTATCGAAAGAAAAATAGAATCACCTCTTGCAAACATGATAATTGAAGATACAATTGGTGAAGGAGATACTGTTATAGTTGATTCAAAAGATAGAGAAACTTTAGAAATAAGAAAAGCAGGAGGAGAATTATTAAAAAAACGGGATTAA
- the rd gene encoding rubredoxin produces the protein MKKYRCTICGYIYDPEVGDPDNGVEAGTSFEDLPDDWTCPVCGASKEDFEVMD, from the coding sequence ATGAAAAAGTATAGATGCACGATTTGTGGGTATATTTATGATCCAGAAGTAGGCGATCCAGATAACGGAGTAGAAGCTGGAACTTCTTTTGAAGATTTACCAGATGATTGGACTTGTCCTGTGTGTGGAGCTTCAAAAGAAGATTTTGAAGTAATGGATTAA
- a CDS encoding class II SORL domain-containing protein produces MLGEVIKIKDFKEEKHVPTIDCPDIVKANEEFEVEVQVGKEIKHPNTVEHHIEWIDLFAQYEDDPNTVHLGRYIFGPVVGEPYVKAKIRLSKSATLIALSHCNIHGLWENTKKVTVN; encoded by the coding sequence TTGTTAGGTGAAGTAATCAAAATTAAAGATTTTAAAGAAGAGAAACACGTTCCAACAATCGATTGCCCAGATATCGTTAAAGCAAACGAAGAATTTGAAGTTGAAGTACAAGTTGGAAAAGAAATAAAACATCCTAACACCGTTGAACACCATATAGAATGGATAGATCTTTTTGCTCAATACGAAGATGATCCCAACACTGTTCACTTAGGAAGGTATATTTTTGGACCTGTAGTGGGAGAACCTTATGTAAAAGCTAAGATCAGATTGTCAAAATCTGCTACACTTATTGCTCTTTCACATTGTAATATTCATGGATTATGGGAAAATACGAAAAAAGTGACAGTAAATTAA
- a CDS encoding rubrerythrin family protein: protein MVNRAMTKQFLEDAFCGESKAHMKYLIFAAEAEEKGLKNLARMWKAIAHAEYVHARNHYRALGYIGSTTDNLQQCIDGETFEIEEMYPVYKNAADFQGEKEAVRTTHFALEAEKIHAEWYKNAKKVADQGKDVEVGKIFICDVCGYTVEGEAPEKCPVCGAPKSKFVEF from the coding sequence ATGGTTAATAGAGCTATGACAAAGCAATTTTTAGAGGATGCTTTTTGTGGAGAATCTAAAGCACATATGAAATATTTGATTTTTGCTGCTGAGGCTGAGGAAAAAGGACTTAAAAATTTAGCAAGAATGTGGAAGGCTATAGCTCATGCAGAATATGTTCATGCAAGAAACCATTATAGGGCGTTGGGTTATATTGGTTCAACAACGGATAATTTGCAACAATGTATTGACGGCGAAACTTTTGAAATAGAAGAGATGTATCCAGTATACAAAAATGCTGCTGATTTTCAAGGAGAAAAGGAAGCTGTAAGAACCACTCATTTTGCTTTAGAAGCTGAAAAAATACACGCAGAATGGTACAAAAATGCTAAAAAGGTTGCAGATCAAGGTAAAGATGTAGAGGTTGGTAAGATCTTTATTTGTGACGTGTGTGGTTATACTGTGGAAGGAGAAGCTCCTGAAAAATGTCCGGTTTGTGGAGCCCCAAAGAGTAAGTTTGTAGAATTTTAA
- a CDS encoding heme NO-binding domain-containing protein encodes MKGMIVETWLETFKNTYGQDFVNDMLSQIGISKNKHFSPFEDLEDDKVFQMLDLASKKANKSKEELMKELGKNNIYTFKKYYPNFFKRKGLLAFLSTMNDVHKSLTKRINGAKPPAIEFEIIDSNSAYIIYRSFRDMGYYFLGLLEGSSELFGEKIDYEIIDQGKSKTGSFMKIKLKSEKPYAKINKARFFIAISLSFMKTFFTSLTFYTILIVFFVSWILGSIFNNNLLVSAITAISSGIFIFSMGRYFKNIFSASNSGIKKLSERNFDEPELLKGEKMLEGHSYEIDKLRSELNGLMINITGDIEEIETFTRRVAENAQEMKSISDSINELIEQVAISSQQTANDAESISNVVEVNVNTIQNIISRENDMVVSLQDAVKKITNSSVRVEKSSLEIENMSKRFDILVQDSNNLENDTREILKVVDTVRRIADQTNLLALNAAIEASRAGEAGRGFAVVADEIRSLAEESKDAASQIDKILNKISSVIKNLSESIAKEFQSMKEGAKNLKISSEENKISADNIENISVEISKILVELQTEGKKLEEISKNTQSLLAISEEGSATAQEISSSVKEFINNIRVVLDNIEQIQRFIQSLKSNFSSKN; translated from the coding sequence ATGAAAGGAATGATTGTTGAAACATGGTTAGAAACGTTTAAAAATACTTATGGACAAGATTTTGTGAATGATATGCTTTCTCAGATTGGAATTTCTAAAAATAAACATTTTTCGCCTTTTGAAGACTTAGAAGACGATAAGGTTTTTCAGATGCTTGATTTGGCTTCAAAAAAGGCAAATAAAAGCAAAGAAGAACTTATGAAAGAACTTGGAAAAAATAATATTTATACCTTTAAAAAATATTATCCTAATTTTTTTAAAAGAAAAGGATTGTTAGCTTTCCTATCAACCATGAACGATGTTCATAAGTCTTTAACTAAACGAATTAACGGTGCAAAACCTCCTGCGATTGAGTTTGAAATCATAGATAGTAATTCTGCTTATATCATTTATCGTTCTTTTAGAGACATGGGATATTATTTTTTAGGTCTTTTAGAAGGATCGTCAGAGCTTTTTGGGGAAAAGATTGATTATGAAATAATAGATCAAGGAAAAAGTAAAACAGGTAGTTTCATGAAGATAAAATTGAAAAGTGAAAAACCCTATGCAAAAATAAATAAAGCCCGATTTTTTATAGCAATTAGTCTTTCTTTTATGAAAACATTTTTTACTTCACTTACCTTTTATACGATTCTAATTGTATTTTTTGTGTCGTGGATTTTGGGAAGTATTTTTAATAACAATTTATTAGTTTCAGCAATTACAGCAATTTCTTCGGGGATATTTATTTTTTCTATGGGAAGATACTTTAAAAATATATTTAGTGCCTCTAATAGTGGAATTAAAAAACTCTCTGAAAGGAATTTTGATGAACCTGAGCTTTTAAAAGGTGAAAAGATGTTAGAAGGACATTCATATGAGATAGATAAATTGAGAAGTGAATTAAATGGATTAATGATAAATATTACTGGAGATATAGAGGAAATAGAAACTTTTACGAGAAGAGTTGCGGAAAATGCCCAAGAAATGAAGTCCATAAGTGATTCAATAAATGAATTGATAGAACAAGTAGCGATAAGTTCTCAACAGACCGCAAACGATGCCGAATCTATATCAAATGTAGTAGAAGTGAATGTTAATACTATTCAAAACATTATTTCAAGAGAAAATGATATGGTTGTATCTTTACAGGATGCTGTTAAAAAAATAACAAATTCTTCAGTAAGAGTTGAAAAATCTTCTCTGGAAATTGAAAATATGAGTAAGAGGTTTGATATATTAGTTCAAGACAGTAATAATTTAGAAAACGATACACGGGAAATACTAAAGGTAGTTGATACTGTAAGAAGAATAGCTGATCAAACAAATTTGTTAGCTTTAAATGCGGCTATAGAGGCATCTCGAGCTGGAGAAGCCGGCAGAGGTTTTGCGGTTGTAGCAGATGAGATAAGATCTCTTGCCGAAGAAAGTAAAGACGCAGCTTCCCAAATTGATAAAATTCTTAATAAAATTTCGAGTGTAATCAAGAATCTTTCTGAAAGTATAGCGAAAGAGTTTCAATCTATGAAAGAAGGGGCAAAAAATCTTAAAATTAGTTCGGAAGAAAATAAAATCTCTGCAGATAATATAGAAAACATTTCAGTTGAAATTTCTAAAATATTAGTAGAACTTCAAACCGAAGGGAAAAAATTAGAAGAAATAAGTAAAAATACTCAAAGTTTGTTAGCTATTTCAGAAGAGGGATCCGCCACAGCTCAAGAAATTTCTTCTTCTGTAAAAGAATTCATAAATAATATAAGGGTTGTATTGGACAACATCGAACAAATTCAACGTTTTATTCAATCTCTCAAAAGCAATTTTTCAAGCAAGAACTAA
- a CDS encoding HD domain-containing protein encodes MTKQEAIDLLHENIKTESLIIHSLSVSAIMKELAKRLEKDEEKWEITGLLHDLDYEFTKENPEIHAIKTVEMLDDKVEDEIKDAILAHNEKKDIEKDIEIALYAADQLAGLITAAILVRPNKDIEGLTVKSLKKKFKDKAFAKGADREKIQQIQRLNIELEEFFQIGINGMINIKDKLSFDKA; translated from the coding sequence TTGACAAAGCAAGAGGCTATTGACTTACTTCATGAAAATATTAAAACAGAAAGTCTTATAATACACTCATTATCTGTAAGCGCTATAATGAAAGAGCTTGCAAAAAGATTAGAAAAAGATGAAGAAAAATGGGAAATAACTGGGTTATTGCATGATCTTGATTATGAATTTACAAAAGAAAATCCCGAAATTCATGCAATAAAAACTGTAGAAATGCTTGATGATAAAGTAGAAGATGAAATTAAAGATGCAATCTTAGCTCACAATGAAAAAAAAGATATCGAAAAAGATATTGAAATTGCACTTTATGCTGCCGATCAACTTGCTGGGTTGATAACAGCCGCAATACTTGTTAGACCTAATAAAGACATAGAAGGTTTAACCGTTAAATCTTTAAAGAAAAAGTTCAAGGATAAAGCCTTTGCTAAAGGAGCAGACAGAGAAAAGATACAACAAATCCAAAGGCTAAATATAGAATTAGAAGAATTTTTTCAAATAGGAATAAACGGTATGATCAATATCAAGGATAAATTATCTTTTGATAAAGCTTAG
- a CDS encoding 2'-5' RNA ligase family protein produces the protein MQALLTILPDPFYTRITNIWIDLEKRFGIKWIKENVPFPHITWNVAEKYNTENFEQTLKNSLKNLVSINIKTEGLGIFTGEKIVLYLPIKPSKEVLEFHEFFWNLVNVNQTKLNKYYAPTNWFPHITLAVEDINKENIGQVVSYLSDKKFKYNIKLESVSIVQRELGKEVIIKNTFGIPKKPKIRNN, from the coding sequence TTGCAAGCTTTATTGACAATATTACCGGATCCTTTTTATACCAGAATAACAAATATTTGGATAGACTTGGAAAAAAGGTTTGGAATAAAATGGATAAAAGAAAATGTTCCATTTCCACATATAACTTGGAATGTGGCAGAAAAATATAATACAGAAAATTTTGAGCAAACATTAAAAAACTCATTAAAAAATTTAGTTTCAATAAACATAAAAACAGAAGGTTTAGGGATTTTTACTGGTGAAAAAATCGTACTGTATTTACCTATTAAACCATCAAAAGAAGTTTTAGAATTTCATGAATTTTTTTGGAATTTAGTTAACGTAAATCAAACAAAATTAAATAAATATTATGCACCTACTAACTGGTTTCCTCATATAACTTTAGCCGTAGAAGACATTAACAAAGAAAATATTGGACAAGTAGTTAGCTATTTATCTGATAAAAAATTTAAATATAACATAAAATTAGAGTCAGTTTCCATAGTTCAACGAGAATTAGGAAAAGAAGTAATTATTAAAAACACCTTCGGCATACCAAAAAAACCAAAAATACGAAATAATTAA
- a CDS encoding DUF368 domain-containing protein — protein MNLQKFIVFIDGILMGIADSIPGISGATIALIVGIYEKFISSWSYFFSNISHLKKLIKSKEFRFLLILYIGVFVGLFASLNVIGFLMTNYENGVFSFFTGLIIASIFFLFGEISKKEKHEVSQNKTILFIFSSVLGFLLAFYISGLKTLTVDHSLPVILLSGFFAICAMVLPGISGSFVLLMMNQYDYIVKAVNELNFIVLMVFVLGAILGIAVMSKFLQWLLKKFYAFTMYFLIGLMVGGLRAPLSRIDNLTVLIIFGLIGVLFVVLLERLGRKSRNT, from the coding sequence ATGAATTTACAAAAATTCATTGTATTTATAGACGGAATACTCATGGGCATAGCTGATTCAATTCCTGGAATTTCAGGAGCTACTATTGCATTAATAGTTGGTATTTATGAAAAGTTTATTTCTTCATGGTCTTACTTTTTTAGTAATATTTCGCATTTGAAAAAGTTAATAAAAAGTAAGGAATTTAGATTTCTATTAATACTTTATATAGGAGTTTTTGTTGGTTTATTTGCATCTTTAAACGTTATAGGTTTTTTAATGACCAATTATGAAAATGGTGTATTTTCTTTTTTTACAGGTTTAATCATTGCCAGTATTTTCTTTTTGTTTGGTGAAATATCTAAAAAAGAGAAGCATGAAGTTTCTCAGAATAAAACTATCTTGTTTATTTTTTCTTCTGTATTAGGATTTTTATTGGCTTTTTACATCTCGGGTTTGAAAACCCTAACAGTTGATCATTCTTTACCAGTAATTTTATTATCTGGTTTTTTTGCAATTTGTGCGATGGTTCTTCCAGGAATATCTGGATCTTTTGTACTGTTAATGATGAACCAATATGATTATATAGTTAAGGCTGTAAATGAATTGAATTTTATAGTTTTAATGGTTTTTGTGTTAGGTGCCATATTAGGTATAGCCGTTATGAGCAAATTTTTACAATGGTTGTTGAAAAAATTCTATGCTTTTACAATGTATTTCTTAATAGGATTAATGGTAGGAGGTTTGAGAGCCCCTTTGTCTCGAATAGATAATTTAACGGTCCTTATAATATTTGGTTTAATAGGCGTATTATTTGTTGTTTTATTAGAAAGATTGGGAAGAAAATCAAGGAACACTTAA